In Oleiharenicola lentus, the following are encoded in one genomic region:
- the rpmC gene encoding 50S ribosomal protein L29 translates to MTSKEIRELSPAEINTKLRETREQLLQLRLRKNTGQVEKPHLLRAYRKDIARLETILKQKKTTKAA, encoded by the coding sequence ATGACTTCCAAGGAAATCCGCGAACTCTCTCCCGCCGAGATCAACACCAAGCTCCGCGAGACCCGCGAGCAGCTCCTCCAGCTTCGCCTGCGCAAGAACACCGGCCAGGTCGAGAAGCCGCACCTCCTGCGCGCCTACCGCAAGGATATCGCGCGTCTTGAGACCATCCTCAAGCAGAAGAAAACCACCAAGGCCGCCTGA
- the rplB gene encoding 50S ribosomal protein L2 — translation MALKSFRPLTPALRFTTLNRPAEITDKRPERSLVENKNRTGGRNVYGRLTSRRRGGGHKKLYRIIDFKRTKLDMPAKVQAIEYDPNRSALLALLAYADGEKTYILAPKGLKVGDSIYAAMKTDSNDFRPGNSFPLEVIPPATRLHAVELIPGRGAQIARSAGVSVELVAVENGFAQIRLASGETRLVNPRCRATIGEVGNGEHANRKLGKAGRNRWLGRRPRVRGMAMNPVDHPNGGGQGKSKGGGGRQHLVSPWGQLAKGFPTRRRSKPSNSLILVRHNGRPPRGKK, via the coding sequence ATGGCTCTCAAATCCTTCCGTCCCCTCACGCCCGCCCTGCGGTTCACCACGCTGAACCGTCCGGCCGAGATCACCGACAAGCGCCCCGAGCGTTCCCTCGTCGAGAACAAGAACCGCACCGGCGGTCGCAACGTATATGGCCGACTCACGTCGCGTCGTCGCGGCGGCGGTCACAAGAAGCTCTATCGCATCATCGACTTCAAGCGTACCAAGCTCGACATGCCCGCCAAGGTTCAGGCGATCGAATACGATCCCAACCGCAGCGCGCTGCTCGCGCTTCTGGCCTACGCTGATGGGGAGAAAACTTACATCCTCGCCCCCAAGGGTCTGAAGGTGGGTGACTCCATCTACGCGGCGATGAAGACCGACTCCAATGACTTCCGTCCGGGCAACAGCTTCCCGCTCGAGGTCATCCCGCCGGCCACCCGCCTGCACGCGGTCGAGTTGATCCCGGGCCGTGGTGCCCAGATTGCCCGTTCTGCCGGTGTGTCCGTCGAGTTGGTCGCCGTGGAAAACGGTTTTGCTCAAATCCGCCTCGCTTCTGGCGAGACCCGCCTCGTGAATCCCCGCTGCCGCGCCACCATCGGTGAGGTCGGCAACGGCGAGCATGCCAACCGCAAGCTCGGCAAGGCCGGCCGCAATCGTTGGCTTGGGCGCCGTCCGCGCGTTCGTGGTATGGCAATGAACCCCGTCGATCATCCCAACGGTGGTGGTCAGGGCAAGTCGAAGGGTGGTGGCGGTCGCCAGCACCTTGTGTCGCCGTGGGGCCAGCTCGCCAAGGGCTTCCCGACGCGCCGCCGCTCCAAGCCCTCCAACTCACTCATCCTCGTACGCCACAACGGCCGTCCGCCGCGCGGCAAGAAGTAA
- the rplE gene encoding 50S ribosomal protein L5, whose protein sequence is MSKQLAPLQKHYVETVVPALIASRGYKNKHQVPKLEKIVINTGIGAEADKNQIADTARDIGLIAGQKPVLNRTKRAIANFKLKPNQVTGCHVTLRGENMWHFLVRLLAVALPTIRDFRGVPNKLDGQGNYTIGITDFTIFPEIVVENNKRSMGLDITLVTSAETDDEARELLKLLGMPFRRTEQAAPAKTSAA, encoded by the coding sequence ATGAGCAAACAACTCGCACCCCTCCAGAAACACTACGTCGAGACCGTCGTCCCGGCGCTGATCGCCTCGCGCGGCTACAAGAACAAGCATCAAGTTCCCAAGCTCGAGAAGATCGTCATCAACACCGGTATCGGCGCCGAGGCCGACAAGAACCAGATCGCCGACACCGCGCGCGACATCGGTCTCATCGCCGGACAGAAGCCCGTGCTCAATCGCACGAAGCGCGCCATCGCCAATTTCAAGCTGAAGCCCAACCAGGTCACCGGTTGTCATGTCACTCTCCGCGGCGAGAACATGTGGCACTTCCTCGTGCGCCTGCTTGCCGTGGCACTGCCCACCATCCGCGACTTCCGCGGCGTCCCGAACAAGCTCGACGGCCAGGGCAACTACACCATCGGCATCACGGACTTCACCATCTTCCCCGAGATCGTGGTTGAGAACAACAAGCGCTCCATGGGTCTCGACATCACCCTCGTAACCTCCGCCGAGACCGACGACGAGGCGCGCGAGCTCCTCAAGCTGCTCGGCATGCCGTTCCGCCGCACGGAACAGGCCGCTCCCGCCAAAACTTCCGCCGCCTAA
- the rplX gene encoding 50S ribosomal protein L24, which translates to MAQKFHIKKNDQVVVIAGSQKGKQGKVLEIRASQNRAVVEGVAMIKRHLKKSQENPQGKIAEREGTVHVSNLMLQSRYDASKRKKAAPAAKA; encoded by the coding sequence ATGGCCCAGAAATTCCATATCAAGAAGAACGACCAGGTCGTTGTCATCGCCGGCTCCCAGAAGGGTAAGCAGGGCAAGGTCCTCGAGATTCGCGCCAGCCAGAACCGCGCCGTCGTTGAGGGCGTGGCCATGATCAAGCGGCACCTCAAGAAGTCCCAGGAAAACCCGCAGGGCAAAATCGCCGAGCGCGAGGGCACGGTTCATGTCTCCAACCTCATGCTCCAGTCGCGCTACGACGCGTCCAAGCGCAAGAAGGCCGCGCCCGCGGCCAAGGCCTGA
- the rplV gene encoding 50S ribosomal protein L22: MEIQALTRNVRMSPRKVREVANEIQGRSVPEALDLLALIPRKSARLLAKTLKSAVANAENNNSLAADALTVSRALVGPGPVLKRFKAGAKGSAKPRVKRMSHLRIVLTDGKSN, encoded by the coding sequence ATGGAAATTCAAGCTCTCACCCGCAATGTCCGGATGTCGCCCCGCAAGGTGCGCGAGGTCGCGAACGAAATCCAGGGCCGCTCGGTGCCCGAGGCCCTCGACCTGCTCGCCCTCATCCCGCGCAAGTCGGCCCGCTTGCTCGCCAAGACGCTCAAGAGCGCCGTGGCCAACGCCGAGAACAACAACAGCCTCGCCGCCGATGCCCTCACCGTGAGCCGTGCCCTCGTTGGCCCCGGCCCTGTGCTGAAGCGTTTCAAGGCCGGCGCCAAGGGTTCGGCCAAGCCGCGCGTCAAGCGCATGTCGCACCTCCGCATCGTCCTCACCGACGGCAAATCCAACTAA
- the rplP gene encoding 50S ribosomal protein L16 produces MALAPSRTKYRKSMKGSRAGNAKRGNTLAFGEFGLQSLSRGPMTGQQIEAARVTIARHLKRKGKLWIRVFPHKPVTKKPAEVRMGQGKGPVEFYVAVIKPGAVLFELAGVPATIAKEAFRLADAKLPFRCRFIQREGVAS; encoded by the coding sequence ATGGCTCTCGCTCCCTCCCGCACCAAATACCGCAAGTCGATGAAAGGCTCGCGCGCTGGCAATGCCAAGCGCGGCAACACTCTCGCCTTCGGTGAATTCGGCCTCCAGTCGCTCTCGCGCGGTCCCATGACCGGCCAGCAGATCGAGGCCGCCCGCGTCACCATCGCCCGCCACCTGAAGCGCAAGGGCAAGCTCTGGATCCGCGTGTTCCCCCACAAGCCCGTGACCAAGAAGCCCGCCGAGGTGCGCATGGGCCAGGGCAAGGGCCCGGTCGAGTTCTACGTCGCCGTGATCAAGCCCGGCGCCGTCCTCTTCGAGCTCGCCGGCGTTCCCGCCACCATTGCCAAGGAGGCTTTCCGCCTCGCCGACGCCAAGCTGCCTTTCCGCTGCCGCTTTATCCAGCGTGAAGGCGTCGCCAGCTAA
- the rplR gene encoding 50S ribosomal protein L18 — protein sequence MKTVYKAQLLQKRKWRIRKKVTGTAARPRLSVKFSGKHIYAQAVNDDAGSTLVFLSTLDPEVKKSGAKSNVSGAKNLGVAFAAKAKAAGISSVVFDRNGRPYHGRVKTFADAAREGGLQF from the coding sequence ATGAAGACTGTTTACAAGGCCCAGCTCCTCCAGAAGCGCAAGTGGCGCATCCGCAAGAAGGTGACCGGCACCGCCGCTCGCCCGCGCCTCAGCGTCAAGTTCTCCGGCAAGCACATTTATGCGCAGGCCGTCAACGACGACGCCGGCTCAACGCTCGTGTTCCTCTCCACTCTCGATCCCGAGGTGAAGAAGAGCGGTGCGAAGAGCAACGTCTCCGGCGCCAAGAATCTCGGTGTCGCCTTTGCCGCCAAGGCCAAGGCCGCCGGCATTTCCTCCGTCGTGTTCGACCGCAACGGCCGGCCCTATCACGGCCGCGTCAAAACCTTTGCCGACGCCGCGCGCGAAGGCGGTCTCCAATTCTAA
- the rpsN gene encoding 30S ribosomal protein S14 — MPKTSSIERNKKRIRLVDKHAAKRAELKAVLANPATTDEEFFAAQKKLNKLPRNSSKVRIRNRCSLSGRPRGFNRRFGVSRITLRELALAGKIPGVTKSSW, encoded by the coding sequence ATGCCCAAGACCTCCTCCATCGAACGCAACAAGAAGCGCATCCGCCTCGTCGACAAGCACGCCGCGAAGCGCGCTGAGCTGAAGGCCGTCCTCGCCAATCCCGCCACCACCGACGAGGAATTTTTCGCCGCCCAGAAGAAGCTCAACAAGCTTCCACGCAATTCTTCCAAGGTTCGCATCCGCAACCGCTGCTCGCTCAGCGGCCGCCCGCGCGGTTTCAACCGCCGTTTCGGCGTGTCCCGTATCACCCTGCGCGAGCTCGCGCTTGCCGGCAAGATTCCCGGCGTCACCAAGTCTTCTTGGTAA
- the rplW gene encoding 50S ribosomal protein L23, which produces MINADKILKTIRLTEKSNKLSSNYGQYTFEVYPEATKFTVREAVEQTFKVTVTRVNIQNRKGKPKRSRQGRPITKSDSKRAIVTLKAGDKIELTA; this is translated from the coding sequence ATGATCAACGCCGACAAGATTCTCAAAACCATCCGCCTGACCGAGAAGTCCAACAAGCTCTCGTCCAATTACGGCCAATACACCTTCGAGGTGTATCCCGAGGCGACCAAGTTCACCGTGCGCGAAGCCGTCGAGCAGACCTTCAAGGTCACCGTGACGCGTGTGAACATTCAAAACCGCAAGGGCAAGCCGAAGCGCTCCCGCCAGGGCCGCCCGATCACCAAGTCCGACAGCAAGCGTGCCATCGTCACGCTGAAGGCCGGCGACAAGATCGAGCTCACCGCCTGA
- the rpsC gene encoding 30S ribosomal protein S3, translated as MGQKTNPTGFRLAVRRNWQSRWFARKKDFAKLLHEDQVIRSTLMEKLKQASVPRIFIERAGNRVRVKIFTARPGIVIGKKGQEVENMKVQLGKLTGKEVLLDIQEVKKPEIEAQLVAESVALQLERRIAFRRAIKKSIQTAMALGIDGIKIQCSGRLGGADIARREWQRQGRIPLHTLRENIDYGFAEAQTVWGKIGVKCWICKKDESN; from the coding sequence ATGGGACAAAAGACCAACCCCACAGGCTTCCGCCTCGCCGTCCGTCGCAACTGGCAGTCGCGCTGGTTCGCCCGCAAGAAGGATTTCGCCAAGCTCCTCCACGAGGATCAGGTCATCCGCTCCACGCTGATGGAGAAGCTCAAGCAGGCCTCCGTGCCGCGCATCTTCATTGAGCGCGCCGGCAACCGCGTCCGCGTCAAGATCTTCACCGCCCGTCCCGGCATCGTTATCGGCAAGAAGGGCCAGGAGGTGGAGAACATGAAGGTCCAGCTCGGCAAGCTCACTGGCAAGGAAGTCCTCCTCGACATCCAGGAAGTGAAGAAGCCCGAGATTGAGGCCCAGCTCGTGGCCGAGAGCGTTGCTCTCCAGCTCGAGCGCCGCATCGCCTTCCGCCGTGCCATCAAGAAGTCCATCCAGACCGCGATGGCCCTCGGCATCGACGGCATCAAGATCCAGTGCTCGGGCCGCCTCGGTGGCGCCGACATCGCCCGCCGCGAGTGGCAGCGCCAGGGCCGCATTCCGCTCCACACCCTGCGCGAGAACATCGATTACGGCTTCGCCGAGGCCCAGACCGTCTGGGGCAAGATCGGCGTCAAGTGCTGGATCTGCAAGAAAGACGAATCCAACTAA
- the rplC gene encoding 50S ribosomal protein L3: MIATLLGKKIGMTQVYDAQNVLVPVTVVEAGPCPVVQVKTVENDGYNAVQLGFGSQKAKNASKAEATHAKKAGVEITPRVLNEVRLTEAYKGKAGDVITVAVFAEGQIVDVLGVSKGKGFQGVVKKHGAAGGPAAHGSMFHRRIGSIGMRQTPGRSWKNQSMPGHMGSNNRTVQNLRVVKILADKNLILVKGAIPGANGDDVIIRSGKKAKKA, translated from the coding sequence ATGATCGCTACACTCCTAGGTAAGAAAATCGGCATGACGCAGGTCTACGACGCACAGAATGTGCTCGTGCCCGTCACCGTGGTCGAAGCCGGCCCCTGCCCGGTTGTCCAGGTTAAGACCGTCGAAAACGACGGGTACAACGCCGTCCAGCTCGGCTTCGGTTCCCAGAAGGCGAAGAATGCCTCCAAGGCCGAAGCCACCCACGCCAAGAAGGCCGGCGTTGAGATCACGCCCCGCGTGCTCAACGAAGTCCGTCTCACCGAGGCCTACAAAGGCAAGGCCGGTGACGTCATCACCGTTGCGGTTTTCGCCGAAGGCCAGATCGTCGACGTGCTCGGCGTCTCCAAGGGTAAAGGCTTCCAGGGTGTCGTGAAGAAGCACGGTGCCGCCGGCGGTCCCGCTGCACACGGCTCCATGTTTCACCGCCGCATCGGCTCCATCGGCATGCGCCAGACTCCCGGTCGTTCTTGGAAGAACCAGTCCATGCCCGGCCACATGGGCAGCAACAATCGCACGGTCCAAAACCTGCGCGTTGTGAAGATTCTGGCCGACAAGAATCTCATCCTCGTCAAAGGCGCCATCCCCGGTGCCAATGGCGACGATGTCATCATCCGTTCCGGCAAGAAAGCCAAGAAAGCCTAA
- the rpsH gene encoding 30S ribosomal protein S8, translated as MTDPISDFLTHLRNASKAGLAQCVSPHSKLKESLANILKAEGYVRDVATGTDERGHKTVVVTMKYVDSAPVITGIKRTSTPGRRMYAGYTEIPRVLNGLGIAILSTSKGLMKDQDARRQKLGGELVCTVW; from the coding sequence ATGACAGACCCAATCAGTGATTTTTTGACCCACCTTCGCAATGCGTCGAAGGCCGGTCTCGCCCAGTGCGTTTCGCCGCACTCGAAGCTCAAGGAGAGCCTCGCGAACATCCTCAAGGCTGAGGGCTACGTCCGTGACGTCGCCACTGGCACCGACGAGCGCGGTCACAAGACCGTGGTCGTGACCATGAAGTATGTGGACAGCGCCCCGGTCATTACCGGCATCAAGCGCACATCCACCCCCGGCCGCCGCATGTATGCCGGTTACACGGAGATTCCGCGCGTTCTCAACGGCCTCGGCATCGCCATTCTTTCAACTTCCAAGGGTCTCATGAAGGACCAGGACGCCCGTCGCCAGAAGCTGGGCGGCGAACTCGTCTGCACCGTCTGGTAA
- the rpsS gene encoding 30S ribosomal protein S19: MARSIKKGFFVDYHLLEKIQKAAKAGGARKPIQTWSRRSTITPEFVGHTISVHNGKAHIAVYVTENMVGHKLGEFAPTRIFKAHGGMTRKEI, from the coding sequence ATGGCACGTTCCATCAAGAAAGGTTTCTTCGTCGACTACCACCTCCTGGAGAAGATCCAGAAGGCGGCCAAGGCCGGCGGCGCGCGCAAGCCCATCCAGACCTGGAGCCGGCGCTCTACCATTACACCCGAGTTCGTGGGCCACACAATCAGCGTCCATAATGGCAAGGCGCACATCGCCGTTTACGTCACCGAGAACATGGTCGGGCACAAGCTCGGCGAGTTCGCCCCGACGCGCATCTTCAAGGCGCACGGCGGCATGACGCGCAAGGAAATCTGA
- the rpsQ gene encoding 30S ribosomal protein S17, whose translation MSTHVRHNARKTVIGFVSSKMGDKSVKVTVPYKTPHPLYHKVINRKTVLHVHDEKNETKVGDKIEVMATRPISRLKRWRVIRVVEAAVLGAAAISEKDVAEAVPTKTTKATAAKA comes from the coding sequence ATGTCCACTCACGTCCGCCACAACGCCCGCAAGACCGTTATCGGCTTTGTCAGCTCCAAGATGGGCGACAAGTCCGTCAAGGTCACCGTCCCTTACAAGACGCCGCATCCCCTCTACCACAAGGTCATCAACCGCAAGACCGTCCTCCACGTCCACGACGAGAAGAACGAGACCAAGGTGGGCGACAAGATCGAGGTCATGGCGACCCGTCCGATCAGCCGGCTGAAGCGCTGGCGCGTTATCCGTGTGGTTGAGGCCGCCGTTCTCGGCGCCGCTGCCATTTCGGAGAAGGACGTTGCCGAAGCCGTCCCGACCAAGACCACCAAGGCGACCGCCGCCAAGGCCTGA
- the rpsE gene encoding 30S ribosomal protein S5 → MANNNRSNSFGGASGADQAESGLIEKVVFINRCAKVVKGGRRFSFSALSVVGDGKGSVGIGYGKANEVPDAIKKSTESAKKRMVSVKLKGGTIPHEVLGAYDGGKVFLRPASTGTGLIAGGGVRAVLEAAGVHNVLTKSMGSKNHIAVVHATLNGLRKLRLEEDFKSIRS, encoded by the coding sequence ATGGCTAACAACAATCGTTCCAATTCCTTCGGCGGTGCCTCTGGCGCCGACCAGGCCGAGTCCGGTCTCATCGAGAAGGTCGTTTTCATCAACCGTTGCGCCAAGGTCGTGAAGGGTGGCCGCCGCTTCTCGTTCTCCGCCCTCTCCGTCGTCGGCGACGGCAAGGGCAGCGTGGGCATTGGCTACGGCAAGGCCAACGAGGTCCCCGACGCCATCAAAAAGTCCACCGAGTCCGCCAAGAAGCGAATGGTTTCTGTGAAGCTCAAGGGCGGCACCATTCCCCACGAGGTGCTCGGCGCCTATGACGGTGGCAAGGTGTTCCTCCGCCCGGCCTCCACCGGCACCGGCCTGATCGCCGGCGGTGGCGTGCGCGCCGTCCTCGAGGCGGCCGGCGTTCATAACGTGCTCACAAAATCGATGGGTTCCAAGAATCACATCGCCGTCGTGCACGCGACCCTCAACGGCCTGCGCAAGCTTCGCCTCGAGGAGGACTTCAAGTCCATCCGCAGCTGA
- the rplN gene encoding 50S ribosomal protein L14 produces the protein MIQMRSILDIADNTGARRASMIGRIGQNTRTAHVGDIITINIKESSTDATVKKGEVHKAVIVRTRAPLRRADGSYLRFDSNAVVIIGEDGNPKGTRIFGPVARELRAKNYMKIISLAPEVL, from the coding sequence ATGATCCAGATGCGTTCCATCCTCGACATCGCCGACAATACCGGCGCGCGCCGCGCGTCCATGATCGGCCGCATCGGGCAGAACACCCGCACCGCGCATGTCGGCGACATTATCACCATTAACATCAAGGAGAGCAGCACCGACGCTACCGTGAAGAAAGGCGAGGTCCACAAGGCCGTGATCGTCCGCACCAGGGCGCCGCTGCGCCGCGCCGACGGCAGCTACCTCCGTTTCGACAGCAATGCCGTCGTCATCATTGGCGAGGATGGCAATCCGAAGGGCACCCGCATCTTCGGGCCCGTTGCCCGCGAGCTCCGCGCCAAGAACTACATGAAGATCATCTCGCTCGCCCCGGAGGTCCTCTAA
- the rpsJ gene encoding 30S ribosomal protein S10 encodes MKGQRIRIKLQGFDYRVIDQSASEIVETAKRSGARVSGPIPLPTRIEKLSVNRSPHVDKKSMEQFESRTHKRLIDILEPTAQTVDELKKLNLPSGVDITINV; translated from the coding sequence ATGAAAGGCCAACGCATTCGCATCAAACTCCAAGGCTTCGACTACCGCGTGATCGATCAGTCGGCCTCGGAAATCGTCGAAACCGCCAAGCGCTCCGGCGCTCGCGTCTCGGGTCCCATCCCGCTGCCGACCCGTATCGAGAAGCTTTCGGTCAACCGCTCACCGCACGTCGACAAGAAGTCGATGGAGCAGTTCGAGTCCCGCACCCACAAGCGCCTCATCGACATTCTCGAGCCCACCGCCCAGACGGTAGACGAACTCAAGAAGCTCAACCTTCCCTCCGGCGTCGACATCACCATCAACGTCTAA
- the rplF gene encoding 50S ribosomal protein L6, with amino-acid sequence MSRIGKQPVQIPDKVKIDIKGTTVSVEGPKGKVSKTFAPVVKIEKQDNKVVVTKVEDTRFSRAMFGTARSVIAGMVKGVSVGYMKELEIQGVGFKAALKGKQLDLALGYSHPILHDIPEGIKVTVTDGTKLKIEGVDKQLVGQVTSEIRAYYPPEPYKGKGVRLVGEHAERVRRKEGKTVA; translated from the coding sequence ATGAGCAGAATCGGCAAACAACCCGTTCAGATTCCCGACAAGGTCAAAATCGACATCAAGGGCACCACCGTGTCCGTCGAAGGCCCCAAGGGCAAAGTTTCCAAGACCTTCGCCCCCGTCGTGAAGATCGAGAAGCAGGACAACAAGGTCGTCGTCACCAAGGTCGAGGACACCCGCTTCTCCCGCGCCATGTTCGGCACCGCGCGTTCGGTGATCGCCGGCATGGTCAAGGGCGTCAGCGTTGGCTACATGAAGGAGCTTGAGATCCAAGGCGTCGGCTTCAAAGCCGCGCTCAAGGGCAAGCAGCTCGACCTCGCGCTCGGCTACTCGCACCCCATCCTCCACGACATCCCCGAGGGCATCAAGGTCACCGTCACCGACGGCACCAAGCTGAAGATCGAGGGTGTGGACAAGCAGCTCGTCGGTCAGGTGACCTCCGAGATCCGCGCCTATTACCCGCCCGAGCCTTACAAGGGCAAGGGTGTCCGTCTGGTTGGCGAGCACGCCGAACGCGTCCGCCGCAAGGAAGGCAAGACCGTCGCCTAA
- the rplD gene encoding 50S ribosomal protein L4, whose translation MKLTVFTSDASKSSEQDFNLPVFEGNKGVQAVKEVVVAHKANARLGTHSTKTRGEVRGGGKKPWNQKGTGRARAGSSRSPLWSGGGVVFGPKPRDYSKKINGKVKALAFSRALFDRATAGDVSVIESFVAKDAKSKGMNTVISRIAPKGKVLIVDAPFTAEANRAARNLARVTLQEAAKLNTLDLVQYGKIVVSSKALETIIARANGGQS comes from the coding sequence ATGAAACTTACTGTCTTTACTTCAGACGCCTCGAAGAGCTCCGAGCAGGATTTCAATCTTCCGGTTTTCGAGGGCAACAAGGGTGTTCAAGCCGTTAAGGAAGTCGTCGTGGCCCACAAGGCGAACGCTCGCCTTGGCACGCACTCCACCAAGACCCGCGGCGAAGTCCGCGGCGGCGGCAAAAAGCCTTGGAATCAGAAGGGCACTGGCCGCGCTCGCGCCGGCTCCTCCCGCTCCCCCCTGTGGTCCGGCGGTGGTGTCGTCTTCGGCCCCAAGCCCCGCGACTATTCCAAGAAAATCAACGGCAAGGTGAAGGCCCTCGCCTTCAGCCGCGCCCTGTTTGACCGCGCCACGGCCGGTGACGTCAGCGTCATCGAGTCCTTCGTCGCGAAGGACGCCAAGTCCAAGGGCATGAATACCGTCATCAGCCGCATCGCCCCCAAGGGCAAGGTGCTGATCGTGGACGCCCCGTTCACCGCCGAGGCCAACCGCGCCGCTCGCAACCTCGCTCGCGTCACTCTGCAGGAGGCCGCCAAGCTCAACACTCTCGACCTCGTCCAATACGGCAAGATCGTCGTGTCCAGCAAGGCCCTCGAGACCATCATCGCCCGCGCCAACGGAGGCCAGTCATGA